The sequence CTCTCTAAAACTGGATTTTGGGTACAATGCTGATGGATCAGAAGTCACAACTCACCTCTCGAGCCATGGCCATAGTTCCAAATGCATTAAACGGAAGCTTTGTTTGGGCCTTGTATAGACCAAGTTCCTGTCAAGAAAGACATTACTTAAATTTCTTACAGGAGACGTGTGGATTTTTATAAGGGCTCTGTGAATAACAAACTTACTTCCAGAGTCTCTCCGTAGAACGGAGCCTTTTCTCCCTTCGCCATAATTTCGAGAGGAACTGTGCGGGTTTTTCCCGTACTGGGATCAACAAAACCCTCTGCGGGACCATCAGGATCTCCTGTTTGGACAACAAAGCCATCCGCTACAAAAGAAACAGAAATATCATATTGAGCATCACAAAAACAATGTATATAATGGCATGGAATAACAGAATTAACTTTCTTAACCCATTTTTTACCTCGCTGAATCTCCATGCCGTCGTAGAAATGTCTTTCAACCAAATCCAGCATGTTTCCAGCAGTTACGGGGGCGTTATAACCATCCAAAATAATACGGAATATGCATTCATTCATGTTAGGATTGTTCTTCAACTTGACCTTCATATTGACAGAAGCCCTCCCCTTCAGTAGTGGCATATCTTTATATTCATCAGGCACTTCATATGGAAAGCCATCCACCATATCCTCTTCAACACTGCAGAAACCCAACGCCCCAGGAAGATCTCAGCTGCAGTCAATGACAAGGGTTTAAATAAGAATAACTTATTTTAGGAAACTTCTTGTCTTCAACTTATTCCCGTTCTAGACCTTTGGAAATCAATAAGGTTCGGGTTATCAGCAGTTCTCTAACAAGAAATCCCATAAAGATAGATTTCCTAAAAGGACAGCACCCACAAAAAATCCCCTGTACAAAGCCGAATGAACTCAGATTCAAACTCTGTGACATAAAACTAGAACCTTTTGGATATATGCATCACTTTTCTTACATCGACGGAAAAAGGGTTAACATGAAACTTGAATGTGAGATGATGGGAACGATGCGAACACCATGACCAAGCAGGATTCCAAAATAGCCAACATTTTAATTTATCTATGACATGAAACAGGATAAGAAACAATTGAGTTTAAGAGCGAACAGATCTCCTATTTATGTTAACACAAGCATCGTAACAGAACCATAGCATTCTCTATAAATCTAAATGTTTGGAATCAGTTTCGTGTTCCATATGAATGGTTCAGAAACAAAGAGTTCATGTCTCACCCCCCAACATAGGAAAGCAACTCCTTCTGCTTAGGTGCAACAGCATCGCGATTCCTGTCCTGCACAATTTGTTGAAGCTCCTCGATTCCTGCTTCCAGCTTGTTGAGCAATTCAACCCCAACGTCAACCTTTGACTTTGCGAGACCTTGGACAATCAAGGTTCTACCTTGCTTGAGATTCCTTGATGCCTGCCTCACATTCTACAGCTCAAGCAAGTGCTAAAAGTCAAAACATTATTATACATTGTGAAAATTGTAAGAACATCTATAAACACGAAATCTTAATTTCATAATACGACAAACGATGAACAAGACCATATAAACAATTGAGGTTTCTCACTCTTTCCACAAGATCAAGGGCCTTGACACCTGCAATCTTCAAACTTTCAGTAATATCTTCAAGTGGCTTCTGAACCTCCCGAATCGCCTTATTGTCAATAGGTAATGCATACCTCAACAATGCTCCAGGGTCCTTAATCGGCGGCCCCGAAATCAGAACCGAAACATCTGGCAATGCTGGAAAAACAGCTTTGGCACTAGCCATTTCTGGCCATCCCAATGCATGAGCACCCGTAACAAATCCAACCGCAAGTGCTACAGAAATGGCACATTTTTTTATTGCAGAAAACCCATCTCTCTGCAAAACATAAATCACATCAAACCCATATtttaaacttcaaatttctgGCAAAGACTACACACACCAATATGATCATTCACAATCCATCCCCCACAAGAAATCTATGAAACATGTATACGAGCTTGCCTGTTCATCTGCAGGGAGAAACGAACTTGTCTTTTGAGAAGAACAAAGAGGTGTAAACAGCCGGGTCGAAGAATTACTTAAAGATGAAAGCTTGCCACACTTAGGTGGAACCTTATGGGCAATAAACTTTGTGGTGGCTGTTAAATGTGAAGAAAGACAACGGTGGGATGAAATCATTGCTGCCATTGATGCAAAAAACTTAGTTCTCACTTCAGCAAAAGATTAGAAACAACATCGGGATCTTGGATAAAAGAAGACAGGCTGTGAGAAAACGACTGGAGAGAAGGGGATAAGATTAAGAAAATCCGGGAAAATACAAGCCACGTCGTGTGTCGAATCGAACATCATGCGCATTATTTAGTCAACCTCACTCTCCGGATAAGATGATCGACCTTCAACTGTGAGTTGTAGGGCCCTGGACTATTGGGCCTCATTTTAGACCGGGCTCAAAGTTTTATTCAATTAAATCCAGGTAAAGCCCAATAAATATTTCTTACTATCAATCGAGCACCTCCGTACAtaatttacaatatatttattcattgTAATTAGGTCTATCTAACCCTATGACCTTTGTGCAAtataaactataaaaaaaaattagcataaAGGTACCATTCTCgaacaagaaaaataataaataatttatatttatttgttatcatattatttaaaatattttaaaaatataaaaattgaaaagtaatttaatttattatatgaatcaataaaattaattataatcataattttataaatacataTTTGATGGAACAAAATGATTGTTGTAAATAAAAAGGTagacatgttttaaaaatatttctttcgGAAATAGAGTTTATGGTAGATATCTTCTAGATAATTGTATATTTTGGTTCAAAATATGTACAaactatattaatttaattttttttatttttaaaaatattctttcatatcataaaattttaaatatattattttaaaatttcaaaataaattttctggCACAATTTAATAAGAATTTTAGCACGAAACCAAATTTGGACAAGTTTGATAATAAGTAgtgaaacaaaattaaaattgacatttggCTTTAAAAGCACGGCACGACATTGTCCGAATGCTTGCTTGCAAGTAACATCAATCCTTCGTCCACCACTCCCCATCACACTGTAATACTCAAACTTTACATTAGCAGCAATTGCTTCGAGCAGCGTGGAAGCCACGATACAAAGCAGCGGAGGACATGGCGAGGAGCGGAGGAGCACGGAACCCCAGCAGCTTCTGCTACAGGGAGGTACTGCCGTTCACGGCGATAGTGGCCATGGAGTGTACCAACGTCGGCCTCAACACACTCTACAAGCTCGCCACTGTCCACGGCATGAGCCGCCACGTCTTTGTGGTTTACGCCTACGCCGTCGCAGCTCTGGTTCTCCTCCCGTCTCCGTTCTTATCGCGCCGGTCAGCTGTGTGCTCAATTTCTCTCTTTTGACTGTATTAATCCGATTGCTTGTTTTTAATCTCATGGTTGACTTTTGATCGATAAATTTGGCTTGAATCACGCAGATCACGAGCTCTACCACCGTTGAATTTCTCCATACTGAGCAAAATTGTTCTCCTCGGAATCATCGGGTGTGCCAAATTATTCACGGATTAATTGGTGAAATCAACTTACAATTTAACCAAATAATCGTTTTAAAAGTACTTTTTTCCCCGTGAATGCAGGTATACTTCGCAGATAATGGGATACACCGGAATCAATTACAGTTCTCCGACGCTTGCTTCGGCGATGAGCAACTTGGTCCCGGCCTTTACTTTTGTTCTTGCCATCATTTTCAGGTTCTGTCACTTCCTTCCCCTTTTcagcttttctttttctttatcatCATgggatttattattattattaatttgcggctttaaaattcaataattgatCATTCATGGGTTACGTGATACCAAGCACTAGCTTTTTTCTTTGGCATTATTTTTTTCAACGTGAATTGTTAGCTAACCATATGGATATATACAAGCAATGATTGTGTATCTATATTTTGAAGGTTACGTACAATACTTAAAATCCAAATCAACCTccgttgaattttttttcccaaaaatgaAAAGTAACGTTGTGGTCCGATCTTTTCCACGAAGTACATCATTCGATAATGGTGTTGGAAAGTGGTTTGGGATATTTTTGCAGGATGGAGAAGGTGAAGTTATCAAGCACGAGTAGCAAGGCCAAAATAATTGGCTCAATGGTCTCAATATCAGGAGCCTTCGTGGTGACTTTGTACAAGGGCCCAATCTTATTTTCTTACACAAACTACTCTCGTGTTTCACTACATGGTCAAATTTTGAGTTCCTTGCAATCAAATTGGACGATTGGCAGTCTATTTCTTGCCGTCGAGTATTCTCTGGTCCCCCTCTGGTACATTGTCATAGTACGAGCCACCCCTTCGAAtccttatatatatatctacAACCACTTATAAAAAACTTTTCAATTCTAGTACTGTTCTCTCTTGGCAAACTTACAAGTCTCGGGATTAAATGGTTTATTGTGAATGCACAGACTCAAATTTTGAAGGAATATCCAGCCGAGCTGACACTAGTCTTCTCCTATACCTTATGCGTGAGCATTCTGGGTGGCATTGTTGGATTCTTCGTGGAACCAGATTCCAGCAAATGGAAGATCACGCCTAGTGTCGCATTGGCCTCTTACCTATGCTCCGTTAGTATCAAATCGACACACTATCTAATTCATATTGGCCGATATGATTATTCTTCTCTGATTTTGTTAACTTTTTTTAATCGAATGAGCTTCGAACAGGGAATTTTTGGCTGTTGTTTAAACAATGCTGTTCATGCATGGGCCTTGAACGTGAGAGGACCGGTCTATGTTGCTATGTTTAAGCCACTTTCCATCGCTATAGCTGCGGCCATGGGAGTCATCATCCTAGGCGATACTCTTTATCTTGGAAGGTAATCTGAATATAAACATTACTGCTGAGACATCTCTCGAAAGCACTGCCAATTTAGCTCGACAAACCCAATCACATGAAAAGTTTTTAACGGTTTGAGGCTAAAACCCAAACCGGTTCGTCAAATTATTGAGCTGATATCATGTTATCTAGCTACacgttattttttttaaaaaaaaaatttgaacactTTGCAGCGTCATCGGAGCAACAGTAATAGCCATCGGATTTTACACGGTGATGTGGGGCAAAGCCAAAGAGGAGATGGTTGAGTTCGATGAAACAAGCGATTTGGAATCGTCCTCGGCAACCTTAAAGCATCCTTTGTTACGAAGTCACAAAGCCGAAGAGACCCTCTAGAGATGATTGAAAATGAATAACCTGTTGAATTCTTGCAACTAGTTTTTATGCAACGGTGAATAGGTCTAAGGTAATTATCCTCCGGGACTGTATATATCTGCATGCCCACCAAGTTATGTAACGTTAAAAGATTAGGAAGTGTGATGgtagagaaaaaaaagaaagaaaacagaGAAGAAGTTGTATTTTATATAGTTTATTTAATCATTGATAAGATATACTTGTAGAAAAATTTGCGATCAAAGGGGTTAAGTACGAAAAAATTCGATTCTCGCAGAAGTATAATATATCGAATGAAGATCTAACTACCCATGTCTGGTCAAACACGAGCCATTGATATGCAATTAGAGCAAAACACTATTGATAGTGTCGAATTTGCTAATATTCAAGCTCCGTTATGGAATCCAACATTACACTTTGACAAATAATTAACACATGATTTgagtaagaaaaaaatttttggtttgattaaataaataatgatgttttattttttgttttattcccCAAACTTAACAACACTAATACATTCTTCATTTCAAAATCActtcaaaaacacaaaattatctCACCGTAGAAGTTGAAAAGAGGATTTAGTATGAGATTTTTAAAGATTGTTTATCTTTGGAAGGAATATGATTAGTGGAGATAAAgtgaatattaataaaatattttgtattttcaaTTAAGACAGCATGGTTGATAGTTCGAACCGCACTTAAAGGTAAGGTCTCGAGAAGAGATGGGCAACATGCTCATTTGATTGGCCGATCTTGACCCCTGCTATTTTGATGTATTTGGCCTCGGTACAGACTCCGAAAAGAATTTCAAACCTGCACCAATAGAGATTTCTCGATTTCGAAATGTATAATTATTAAAGATTTCATCGAAAACTTACAGCAGCTTGCCAAATAAAAGTTAAACAAATTAATTGTATTAATAATGTAAGTTGGATATGTAATGCACGAAAAGTAATCCCCTATATTTATGCTaccaaagataaaaaaaaatcaaatttaaaagtaaattttttatataatttttttttatttaacttgaaTGTCACATTTCATTCCAGATTACAGTTAATTCTAGCTTTGGGCCCCAAACCGTTGGGCTTCATAGAAAATGGTCTGGGCTTTGAAGACCGAAACATGTTCCCGCCAAGAAGCCCATATATCCTCTTCATTTACTGGGCACAGTGCATTCATTGTTACTTTTCCGTTGCACTCGTCTAGCTTCATTCTCTCGACGTGACAGCACTCTGAAACCCGAGAATCACTGGTGAAAAGTATTCGCCTTTTCGTCATCTTTTCACTGTTTTTACCCCATTTTCATATTGTTCGATCTGTTCACCACGATATACATTTGTTTACTTTCTTCTGAATCCGAGTAGAAAGTTTTGGTTTTGCGATTTTCTGCAGATTT comes from Primulina huaijiensis isolate GDHJ02 chromosome 17, ASM1229523v2, whole genome shotgun sequence and encodes:
- the LOC140963016 gene encoding peptidyl-prolyl cis-trans isomerase CYP38, chloroplastic-like; its protein translation is MAAMISSHRCLSSHLTATTKFIAHKVPPKCGKLSSLSNSSTRLFTPLCSSQKTSSFLPADEQRDGFSAIKKCAISVALAVGFVTGAHALGWPEMASAKAVFPALPDVSVLISGPPIKDPGALLRYALPIDNKAIREVQKPLEDITESLKIAGVKALDLVERNVRQASRNLKQGRTLIVQGLAKSKVDVGVELLNKLEAGIEELQQIVQDRNRDAVAPKQKELLSYVGGVEEDMVDGFPYEVPDEYKDMPLLKGRASVNMKVKLKNNPNMNECIFRIILDGYNAPVTAGNMLDLVERHFYDGMEIQRADGFVVQTGDPDGPAEGFVDPSTGKTRTVPLEIMAKGEKAPFYGETLEELGLYKAQTKLPFNAFGTMAMAREEFENNSASSQVFWLLKESELTPSNANILDGRYAVFGYVIENEDILADVKVGDVIESMQVVAGLENLVNPSYKIAG
- the LOC140962794 gene encoding WAT1-related protein At3g28050; amino-acid sequence: MARSGGARNPSSFCYREVLPFTAIVAMECTNVGLNTLYKLATVHGMSRHVFVVYAYAVAALVLLPSPFLSRRSRALPPLNFSILSKIVLLGIIGYTSQIMGYTGINYSSPTLASAMSNLVPAFTFVLAIIFRMEKVKLSSTSSKAKIIGSMVSISGAFVVTLYKGPILFSYTNYSRVSLHGQILSSLQSNWTIGSLFLAVEYSLVPLWYIVITQILKEYPAELTLVFSYTLCVSILGGIVGFFVEPDSSKWKITPSVALASYLCSGIFGCCLNNAVHAWALNVRGPVYVAMFKPLSIAIAAAMGVIILGDTLYLGSVIGATVIAIGFYTVMWGKAKEEMVEFDETSDLESSSATLKHPLLRSHKAEETL